From Catharus ustulatus isolate bCatUst1 chromosome 17, bCatUst1.pri.v2, whole genome shotgun sequence, the proteins below share one genomic window:
- the SPATA2 gene encoding spermatogenesis-associated protein 2 isoform X1, with amino-acid sequence MLRFGVGSLRQSGLFLLSYSRTAATAEDSQRQTPEPLPTSHEREEVAAPSARENPISMDTKYKDDLFRKYVQFHECKLNASDNKQRPINDEYLRVAAAALLCLPKIDPFYRFRLIKFYEMAENSLRSVKSSSLHCLHNAFNMLETVGINLFLYPWKKEFKNIKTYTGPFVYYVKSALTEDDVRQILNYMGYVQDLGTTFTLKEQVDAIQVKMISFELFLAKVECEQLLEIHLQVKDKGYSEVDVVKERRSSSEDVRGCSEAMRRRLECKESLNTSMARMVLQKSASERASKDYFKPKVSKPSKSVDAYDSYWESKKPPLMSSLSLRKEPILVDAEDDIKDEIIRPSPSLLTMSSSPHGCSDEYLPTSSHHNGMLRTNVPYSSYFSAQEDLDLYTDPDSRGVLNFKRQDAIKPDVWLLKSDANPVYHKRTHLAKETASSKCQNCGIPCGTSVCQKCDSLFGSRQEYPAVKQSSYSIKALPGDGLSPAAALREKSQYPSQTQSQERAAQFGSKAKASGTSRCGFCNRAGAAHTCTLCSKVSCDSCLNAYYYDPCCRKSDLHRFLPNNQLNYKSSQLSHVVYR; translated from the exons ATGCTGAGGTTTGGAGTCGGTTCTTTGCGGCAAAGCGGCCTTTTCCTCCT ctcTTATTCCAGgacagctgccactgctgaggATTCCCAACGCCAGACACCCGAGCCGCTGCCAACCAGCCATGAGAGAGAGGAGGTAGCTGCCCCCAGCGCCAGGGAAAATCCCATTTCAATGGATACAAAATATAAAGACGATTTATTTAGGAAGTATGTACAGTTCCACGAGTGCAAGCTGAACGCCTCTGACAACAAGCAGCGTCCCATTAACGATGAGTACTTGcgagtggcagcagcagccttaCTCTGCCTCCCCAAGATTGATCCCTTTTATCGATTCCGGCTGATAAAATTTTACGAGATGGCTGAAAACTCCCTGAGATCTGTGAAATCCTCAAGTTTACATTGTCTCCATAATGCATTCAACATGCTTGAGACAGTTGGAATTAATCTCTTTCTGTACCCCTGGAAAAAGGAGTTCAAAAACATTAAG ACCTACACTGGACCCTTTGTTTATTATGTGAAGTCTGCTCTGACAGAAGATGATGTGAGGCAGATTCTGAACTACATGGGCTACGTGCAGGACCTGGGCACGACGTTCACACTCAAAGAGCAGGTGGACGCCATCCAGGTGAAAATGATTTCCTTTGAGCTCTTCCTGGCCAAGGTGGAGTGcgagcagctcctggagatcCACCTGCAGGTGAAGGACAAGGGCTACTCGGAGGTGGACGTGGTGAAGGAGCGCAGGAGCAGCAGCGAGGACGTGCGGGGCTGCTCGGAGGCCATGCGGCGGCGCCTGGAGTGCAAGGAGAGCCTCAACACGTCCATGGCGCGCATGGTGCTGCAGAAATCGGCCAGCGAGCGCGCCTCCAAGGACTACTTCAAACCAAAGGTCAGCAAGCCCTCCAAGTCGGTGGATGCCTATGACAGCTACTGGGAGAGCAAGAAGCCGCCCCTGATGAGCTCGCTGAGCCTCAGGAAGGAGCCCATCCTGGTGGACGCAGAGGATGACATCAAAGATGAAATTATCCGCCCGTCGCCCTCCCTGCTGACCATGTCCAGCTCCCCACACGGCTGCTCAGACGAATACTTGCCAACTTCCTCTCATCACAACGGCATGCTAAGAACAAATGTCCCCTACAGCTCCTATTTTTCTGCTCAAGAGGACTTAGATTTGTATACTGACCCCGATTCCAGAGGCGTGTTAAACTTTAAAAGGCAGGACGCCATTAAGCCTGACGTGTGGCTGCTGAAAAGCGACGCCAACCCCGTGTACCACAAACGCACGCACCTAGCCAAAGAGACTGCTTCCTCCAAGTGCCAGAACTGTGGCATCCCTTGTGGCACTTCTGTCTGCCAGAAGTGTGACAGCCTGTTCGGCTCGAGGCAGGAGTACCCCGCGGTGAAGCAGAGCTCCTACTCCATCAAAGCGCTCCCGGGCGATGGCTtgtcccctgcagcagctctgagggagaAATCGCAGTACCCATCGCAGactcagagccaggagaggGCTGCTCAGTTCGGCTCCAAGGCCAAGGCCTCGGGCACCTCGCGCTGCGGCTTCTGCAACCGCGCGGGCGCGGCGCACACGTGCACGCTGTGCTCCAAGGTCTCCTGCGACTCCTGCCTCAACGCCTACTACTACGAcccctgctgcaggaagagcGACCTGCACAGGTTCCTGCCCAACAACCAGCTCAACTACAAATCGTCCCAGCTGTCCCACGTGGTTTACAGATAG
- the SPATA2 gene encoding spermatogenesis-associated protein 2 isoform X2: MDTKYKDDLFRKYVQFHECKLNASDNKQRPINDEYLRVAAAALLCLPKIDPFYRFRLIKFYEMAENSLRSVKSSSLHCLHNAFNMLETVGINLFLYPWKKEFKNIKTYTGPFVYYVKSALTEDDVRQILNYMGYVQDLGTTFTLKEQVDAIQVKMISFELFLAKVECEQLLEIHLQVKDKGYSEVDVVKERRSSSEDVRGCSEAMRRRLECKESLNTSMARMVLQKSASERASKDYFKPKVSKPSKSVDAYDSYWESKKPPLMSSLSLRKEPILVDAEDDIKDEIIRPSPSLLTMSSSPHGCSDEYLPTSSHHNGMLRTNVPYSSYFSAQEDLDLYTDPDSRGVLNFKRQDAIKPDVWLLKSDANPVYHKRTHLAKETASSKCQNCGIPCGTSVCQKCDSLFGSRQEYPAVKQSSYSIKALPGDGLSPAAALREKSQYPSQTQSQERAAQFGSKAKASGTSRCGFCNRAGAAHTCTLCSKVSCDSCLNAYYYDPCCRKSDLHRFLPNNQLNYKSSQLSHVVYR; encoded by the exons ATGGATACAAAATATAAAGACGATTTATTTAGGAAGTATGTACAGTTCCACGAGTGCAAGCTGAACGCCTCTGACAACAAGCAGCGTCCCATTAACGATGAGTACTTGcgagtggcagcagcagccttaCTCTGCCTCCCCAAGATTGATCCCTTTTATCGATTCCGGCTGATAAAATTTTACGAGATGGCTGAAAACTCCCTGAGATCTGTGAAATCCTCAAGTTTACATTGTCTCCATAATGCATTCAACATGCTTGAGACAGTTGGAATTAATCTCTTTCTGTACCCCTGGAAAAAGGAGTTCAAAAACATTAAG ACCTACACTGGACCCTTTGTTTATTATGTGAAGTCTGCTCTGACAGAAGATGATGTGAGGCAGATTCTGAACTACATGGGCTACGTGCAGGACCTGGGCACGACGTTCACACTCAAAGAGCAGGTGGACGCCATCCAGGTGAAAATGATTTCCTTTGAGCTCTTCCTGGCCAAGGTGGAGTGcgagcagctcctggagatcCACCTGCAGGTGAAGGACAAGGGCTACTCGGAGGTGGACGTGGTGAAGGAGCGCAGGAGCAGCAGCGAGGACGTGCGGGGCTGCTCGGAGGCCATGCGGCGGCGCCTGGAGTGCAAGGAGAGCCTCAACACGTCCATGGCGCGCATGGTGCTGCAGAAATCGGCCAGCGAGCGCGCCTCCAAGGACTACTTCAAACCAAAGGTCAGCAAGCCCTCCAAGTCGGTGGATGCCTATGACAGCTACTGGGAGAGCAAGAAGCCGCCCCTGATGAGCTCGCTGAGCCTCAGGAAGGAGCCCATCCTGGTGGACGCAGAGGATGACATCAAAGATGAAATTATCCGCCCGTCGCCCTCCCTGCTGACCATGTCCAGCTCCCCACACGGCTGCTCAGACGAATACTTGCCAACTTCCTCTCATCACAACGGCATGCTAAGAACAAATGTCCCCTACAGCTCCTATTTTTCTGCTCAAGAGGACTTAGATTTGTATACTGACCCCGATTCCAGAGGCGTGTTAAACTTTAAAAGGCAGGACGCCATTAAGCCTGACGTGTGGCTGCTGAAAAGCGACGCCAACCCCGTGTACCACAAACGCACGCACCTAGCCAAAGAGACTGCTTCCTCCAAGTGCCAGAACTGTGGCATCCCTTGTGGCACTTCTGTCTGCCAGAAGTGTGACAGCCTGTTCGGCTCGAGGCAGGAGTACCCCGCGGTGAAGCAGAGCTCCTACTCCATCAAAGCGCTCCCGGGCGATGGCTtgtcccctgcagcagctctgagggagaAATCGCAGTACCCATCGCAGactcagagccaggagaggGCTGCTCAGTTCGGCTCCAAGGCCAAGGCCTCGGGCACCTCGCGCTGCGGCTTCTGCAACCGCGCGGGCGCGGCGCACACGTGCACGCTGTGCTCCAAGGTCTCCTGCGACTCCTGCCTCAACGCCTACTACTACGAcccctgctgcaggaagagcGACCTGCACAGGTTCCTGCCCAACAACCAGCTCAACTACAAATCGTCCCAGCTGTCCCACGTGGTTTACAGATAG
- the RNF114 gene encoding E3 ubiquitin-protein ligase RNF114, producing MAAGGPSRPPERRPDLLSRLTCPVCLEVFDSPVRVPCGHVFCTPCLQECLKPKKPVCGVCRSTLSPGSRALDLEKQIETTETTCNGCNKKMFLSKMRSHAASCSKYQNYIMEGVKAVTKEPLHNTRSFPNRFTFPCPYCSEKNFDQEGLVEHCKALHSMDAKQVVCPICASMPWGDPNYRSANFMEHLQRRHRFSYDTFVDYDADEDDMMAQVLMRSLRDK from the exons ATGGCGGCGGGCGGGCCGTCGCGGCCCCCGGAGCGGCGGCCGGACCTGCTGTCCCGCCTCACCTGCCCCGTGTGCCTCGAGGTGTTCGACAGCCCCGTGCGCGTCCCCTGCGGACACGT CTTCTGCACGCCGTGCCTGCAGGAATGCCTCAAGCCCAAGAAGCCGGTGTGTGGGGTGTGCCGCAGcaccctgtcccctggcagcagagctctggacTTGGAAAAGCAGATTGAAACGACAGAAACCACTTGCAACGGCTGCAATAAAAAA ATGTTCCTGTCCAAGATGCGCAGCCACGCGGCCTCCTGCTCCAAGTACCAGAACTACATCATGGAAGGGGTGAAAGCTGTCACTAAAGAGCCCCTGCACAACACCAG GAGCTTCCCAAATCGCTTCACCTTCCCTTGCCCATACTGCAGTGAGAAGAACTTTGATCAAGAAGGGCTGGTTGAACACTGCAAAGCTTTGCACAGCATGGATGCAAAACAAGTG GTTTGCCCGATTTGTGCCTCAATGCCATGGGGAGACCCCAATTACAGGAGTGCAAACTTCATGGAGCACCTGCAGAGGCGGCACCGCTTCTCCTACGACACCTTTGTG GATTACGATGCTGATGAGGATGACATGATGGCCCAGGTCTTGATGCGCTCTCTGCGggataaatga
- the SNAI1 gene encoding zinc finger protein SNAI1 translates to MPRSFLVKKHFSASKKPNYSELESQAVLAAPLLYETCPLPVIPPPEVLGPGAYYPPLVWDAGLLSSLFPGGPGSEAAAGAAPALDLTALSSEEDEGKSSGPPSPASAPAAAERFRCAQCAKAYSTFAGLSKHKQLHCDAQARKSFSCKYCEKEYVSLGALKMHIRSHTLPCVCKMCGKAFSRPWLLQGHIRTHTGEKPFSCTHCNRAFADRSNLRAHLQTHSDVKKYQCKTCSRTFSRMSLLHKHEETGCSGSR, encoded by the exons ATGCCGCGCTCCTTCCTGGTGAAGAAACACTTCTCGGCCAGCAAGAAACCCAATTACAGCGAGCTGGAGAGCCAGGCCG TGctggccgccccgctgctgtACGAGACGTGTCCGCTGCCCGTCATCCCCCCGCCCGAGGTGCTCGGCCCCGGAGCCTACTACCCTCCGCTGGTGTGGGACGcggggctgctctccagcctgttCCCGGGCGGCCCGGGCAGCGAGGCTGCGGCCGGCGCGGCCCCCGCCCTGGACCTGACGGCGCTCTCCAGCGAGGAGGATGAAGGCAAGAGCTCGGGGCCCCCCAGCCCGGCctcggcccccgccgccgccgagcGCTTCCGCTGTGCCCAGTGTGCCAAGGCGTACTCCACCTTCGCCGGGCTCTCCAAGCACAAGCAATTGCACTGCGACGCCCAGGCCAGGAAATCCTTCAGCTGCAAGTACTGTGAGAAGGAGTACGTGAGCCTGGGGGCTCTCAAGATGCACATCCGGAGCCACACGCTGCCCTGCGTCTGCAAGATGTGCGGGAAGGCTTTCTCCCgaccctggctgctgcagggccacATCCGGACGCACACTG GTGAAAAGCCCTTTTCCTGTACACACTGCAACCGGGCCTTTGCTGACCGCTCTAATCTCCGTGCCCACCTGCAGACCCATTCAGATGTAAAGAAGTACCAGTGCAAAACCTGCTCCCGGACTTTCTCCCGCATGTCGCTGCTCCACAAGCACGAGGAGacaggctgctctggctctcGCTGA